A stretch of the Acyrthosiphon pisum isolate AL4f chromosome A2, pea_aphid_22Mar2018_4r6ur, whole genome shotgun sequence genome encodes the following:
- the LOC100572794 gene encoding leucine-rich repeat-containing protein 15 isoform X14 — protein sequence MFKGLTKLDKLGLNNNNISEVKNRVFENLSQLQILFLHRNKIENIETGAFNNLTSLKELELDYNNIHKLDLEMFKGLTKLDELGLSNNNIKELKNGVFSNLRNLQLLYLDNNKIMEIESLAHLTELKTLYLRNNYVSELKHGAFANLSQLQILLLHTNKIENIETGAFNNLTSLKELELDYNNIHKLDLEMFKGLTKLVKLGLSNNNISDVKNCVFENLSKLQILYLSNNNISELKHGAFANLSQLQILFLHRNKIENIETGAFNNLTSLKELQLDYNNIHKLDLETFKGLTKLDKLMLSNNNISNVNNGVFSNLSKLQILYLSNNNISELKHGAFANLSQLQILFLHRNKIENIETGAFNNLTSLKELELDYNNIHTLDLEMFKGLTKLDKLYLSNNNISVLKHGAFANLSQLQILFLHRNKIENIESGTFNNLTSLKELELGYNKIYKLDLEVFKGLIKLDKLGLSNNNISEVNNGVFSNLRNVQLL from the exons ATGTTTAAGGGACTTACAAAACTGGATAAACT agggttgaacaacaataatattagtgaaGTGAAAAATCGTGTATTTGAAAACCTTTCGCAGCTTC agatatt atTCTTGCAtagaaataaaatcgaaaacatcgAGACTGGGGCTTTTAATAACTTAACGAGTTTGAAAGAATTAGAATTGGATTACAACAACATTCATAAGCTTGATTTGGAAATGTTTAAGGGACTTACAAAACTGGATGAACT aGGGTTgagcaacaataatataaaagaactGAAAAATGGTGTTTTTTCAAATCTTCGGAATCTTCAgttatt GTActtggataataataaaatcatggaAATTGAATCATTAGCTCATCTGACAGAGTTAAAAACATT aTATTTGAGAAACAATTATGTAAGTGAATTGAAACATGGTGCATTTGCAAACCTTTCGCAGCTCCagatatt attattgcatacaaataaaatcgaaaacatcgAGACTGGGGCTTTTAATAACTTAACGAGTTTGAAAGAATTAGAATTGGATTACAACAACATTCATAAGCTCGATTTGGAAATGTTTAAGGGACTTACAAAACTGGTTAAACT aGGGTtgagcaacaataatattagtgatgtgaaaaattgtgtatttgaaAACCTTTCGAAGCTTCagatatt atatttgagcaacaataatataagtgaatTGAAACATGGTGCATTTGCAAACCTTTCGCAACTTCagatatt atTCTTGCAtagaaataaaatcgaaaac ATCGAGACTGGGGCTTTTAATAACTTAACGAGTTTGAAAGAATTACAATTGGATTACAACAACATTCATAAGCTCGATTTGGAAACGTTTAAGGGACTTACAAAACTGGATAAGCT AATGTTgagcaacaataatataagtaacgTGAATAATGGTGTTTTTTCAAACCTTTCGAAGCTTCAGATAtt atatttgagcaacaataatataagtgaatTGAAACATGGTGCATTTGCAAACCTTTCGCAACTTCagatatt atTCTTGCAtagaaataaaatcgaaaacatcgAGACTGGGGCTTTTAATAACTTAACGAGTTTGAAAGAATTAGAATTGGATTACAACAACATTCATACGCTCGATTTGGAAATGTTTAAGGGTCTTACAAAACTGGATAAACT atatttgagcaacaataatataagtgtattgAAACATGGTGCATTTGCAAACCTTTCGCAGCTCCagatatt atTCTTGCAtagaaataaaatcgaaaacataGAGAGTGGGACTTTTAATAACTTAACGAGTTTGAAAGAATTAGAATTGGGTTACAACAAGATTTATAAACTCGATTTGGAAGTGTTTAAGGGACTTATAAAACTGGATAAACT aGGGTTgagcaacaataatataagtgaagTGAATAATGGTGTTTTTTCAAACCTTCGGAATGTTCAgttattgtaa